The proteins below are encoded in one region of Campylobacter rectus:
- a CDS encoding TonB-dependent receptor domain-containing protein: MKISYVLALALASNLMLNAEEAVNLSPVTVSSKMQKSALDEPTNAQIAGKGAILENSDIAKSLSNLNGFTMERKGGGGSEVYYRSQTAARLPVLIDGSTLNGGCGMRMDTPITYISAQNYSSVRIVKGPQDVRYGALISGGIFFDREIERLSKPSFGGNVSVLGGSFKRFETTADVAAGNELGSLEVSGGHYESGDYKSGDGQKMHTHYKRNSVSLVGTLTPTDTTALQLSADLGEGEAAYADRMRDGVQFDRKSFGLKFEQDVGEHKIRLSSYYHQIDHIMDNFTMRPVVPGTGRGKGYSISHPIRDMYGFKLEGELDFDDLTSFVGAGYSQDSFKWRGAGTGGAGVSKAKMDAAVSKPHVKERKVTYKTIYTQNEYVAQNDYGLFGGLRLDAGERKLLKTHKIRRENLFSGFFRYEKYLQNLTLYAGLGHAQRMPDHWETNKDAKLALNKERNTQLDFGAVLKDQNYELNANFFVSKMDDYIMLKYNPIGMSSSAFNTDALLYGGEIEGTTLLADMFRLGAGVSYVYGKVTKNAGGLKDGDALPKISPLAFKLSAGLEKPDWFVKADFYANASQNRAQKGYGDVGGMDLGKSDSFWTLGLSAGYKYKNYQFLLVAENLNDAKYAYHNSKGGYGGGIAGYETILNGTRLYEPGRSFWAKFKVHF; encoded by the coding sequence ATGAAAATTTCTTACGTTTTGGCGCTGGCCTTGGCGTCAAATTTGATGCTTAACGCTGAAGAAGCGGTAAATTTGAGCCCCGTTACCGTTTCGTCAAAAATGCAAAAATCAGCCCTCGACGAGCCGACTAACGCCCAAATAGCAGGCAAAGGCGCGATACTGGAAAACAGCGACATCGCCAAATCGCTTTCAAATTTGAACGGCTTTACGATGGAGCGCAAGGGCGGAGGCGGCAGTGAGGTTTATTACCGCTCGCAGACGGCGGCTAGACTGCCGGTGCTGATCGACGGCAGCACGCTAAACGGCGGCTGCGGCATGCGCATGGATACGCCCATCACCTACATCTCGGCGCAAAACTACAGTTCGGTTCGCATCGTAAAAGGTCCGCAAGACGTCAGATACGGCGCGCTCATTAGCGGCGGTATATTTTTTGATAGAGAGATAGAAAGGCTGTCAAAACCGAGCTTCGGAGGAAACGTAAGCGTGCTGGGCGGTAGTTTTAAGCGGTTTGAAACTACTGCAGACGTAGCGGCCGGTAACGAGCTGGGCAGCCTGGAAGTCTCGGGCGGACACTATGAGAGTGGCGACTACAAAAGCGGTGACGGACAGAAAATGCATACGCACTATAAACGCAATAGCGTCTCGCTCGTGGGTACGCTAACGCCCACAGATACTACCGCCTTGCAGCTAAGTGCGGATCTGGGAGAGGGTGAAGCGGCATACGCCGACAGGATGAGGGACGGCGTGCAGTTTGACCGTAAGTCTTTCGGGCTCAAATTTGAACAAGACGTCGGCGAACACAAGATCAGACTAAGTTCGTATTATCATCAAATCGACCATATAATGGACAACTTTACTATGCGTCCGGTGGTGCCGGGTACGGGGCGCGGCAAGGGATACAGCATCAGTCACCCGATACGCGATATGTACGGCTTTAAGCTAGAAGGCGAGTTAGATTTCGATGATCTAACCAGCTTCGTCGGCGCCGGCTACTCGCAAGACTCCTTTAAATGGCGAGGTGCCGGAACGGGCGGAGCCGGCGTATCCAAGGCCAAAATGGACGCCGCCGTATCAAAGCCGCACGTAAAAGAGCGTAAGGTAACGTATAAAACGATATACACTCAAAACGAATACGTCGCTCAAAACGACTACGGGCTTTTTGGCGGACTCAGGCTGGACGCGGGCGAGAGAAAGTTGCTAAAAACACATAAGATCAGGAGAGAAAATTTATTTTCCGGCTTTTTTAGATACGAAAAATATCTGCAAAATTTAACGCTTTATGCGGGGTTAGGGCACGCGCAAAGGATGCCCGATCACTGGGAAACGAACAAGGATGCGAAACTGGCGCTAAATAAAGAAAGAAACACTCAGCTGGATTTTGGCGCAGTACTAAAAGATCAAAACTACGAGCTAAACGCAAATTTCTTCGTCTCAAAGATGGATGATTACATCATGCTAAAATATAATCCTATAGGTATGTCCTCTAGCGCGTTTAACACCGACGCCTTACTATACGGCGGCGAAATCGAGGGCACTACGCTACTGGCCGATATGTTTAGGCTGGGGGCGGGCGTATCCTACGTCTACGGCAAGGTAACTAAAAACGCGGGCGGCTTAAAAGACGGCGACGCGCTACCTAAGATTTCGCCTCTAGCGTTTAAACTAAGCGCCGGCCTAGAAAAGCCCGACTGGTTCGTCAAGGCCGACTTCTATGCTAACGCGTCGCAAAACCGCGCGCAAAAGGGCTACGGCGACGTGGGCGGTATGGACCTGGGCAAGAGCGATAGCTTTTGGACGCTGGGGCTAAGCGCGGGCTATAAATATAAAAATTATCAATTTTTGCTAGTGGCGGAAAATTTAAACGACGCCAAATACGCCTATCATAACTCAAAAGGCGGCTACGGCGGCGGTATCGCAGGCTACGAGACTATCCTGAACGGCACTAGGCTTTATGAGCCGGGTAGAAGCTTTTGGGCGAAATTTAAGGTGCATTTTTAA